TGCCACGATTCACCTCATAGAACCTGCCGCTTGAACATCATCAAGAAGACTTTCGACACAAGGTACCTGATAGATCTCCAATCACCATATAGGGGAACCCCCACATCAAACTACCGCATCCCGTCACTCCCCCCAAGATCCAACTGAACCAtgggctctgataccacttgttgggtcGCGATCAAGCCATAACTTCACAATAGTATAATATTATCCGCTTTGGACCCGACCCATACAAATTTATATTGGGAATATCCCAAAAGAcctcatactaatggagttaATTGGCTGCTCTATATACAAGAGAATTATATTTATTCTCATCGTTGGGGTACTTGGGTTGACACCACCCAAAAATCCTTCCCTTAAACCAAGAACCACAAATTCCGTGTTCTTGCACTACCGAGAGAAATCGGTAGATTTCCCAGTCGAGACGATTAATATGTCTATATCTTGCATCACCGAAAGGAACCGACATATTTTTCCAATCCCCACCAAGGGGAACCACCCATATCGAAATACCGTAACCCATTACTCCCCCAAGATCTAGTTGAACCACGGGCTCTATATATCTTGTTGGGCCGCGAGTGATccctaactccacattagtatgatattgtccgctttgggccgagcccgcacggatATGTTATTGGGCAAATCCGAAAAGGCCACATACTAATGGAGTTAATTGGTTGCTCTATATACAAGAGAATTATCTTTATTCTCATCAATTTGGTACTTGGGTCGACACTACCCAACAACTTTCCCCTCAAACTAAGAACCACAAACTCTGTGATCTTGCCCGCGCTTAATCTGTCTACATCTTGTAACACCGCAAGGAACAGACAAAATTTTCAATTACCACGATTAATTTATCTACATCTTATTACACTGTAAGGAATCGATAGATTTCCCAACCGCGTTCACACTGAGGTGAACCACCCACATCGAATTATCGCAACCCAATACTCCCGCGGAGATCCAACTGAACCATGGGTCTAGCTACCACTTGTTGGGCCGTGAGCAAGCCATAACTCCATAATAGTATGATATTATCCGTTTTGGACTGAGCCCGCACGGATTTATATTGGGCATATCCCAAAAGGCCTCTTACTAATGGAATGAACTGGCTGCTCTATATACTAGATAACTTTTTATTATCTCCTCGATTTGGTACTTGGGTTGACACTACCCAACAAAAATCATGGGAGTGATGGTGAAAGTTCAGAAGTTTCTTACGAGGATGCTTCTGATTATCTTGAAGATGAAATTGCTGATAGAGCTAATGATGGAGATGATGATCCCGAGAAGACTTGACGCAAACAACTGGTGGTGATAACTGAAGACTTTACTGCTAAAAAATGAATGCTTAATTCTTTTTTTTTCTGAAGACTTTGTTGTTGAAACTAAATGCTTTTTTTGTTTAGTTAAATGTTTGTCTCTTGCTTAGTTCTTCTGATTTTTCGACTTGTTCTAGTATTCTGTGTTGGTAACAAAGAACAGAACATATACTTCAAGCATCGTGTTCCATTTAGATTTCATAGTTGGGGGAATGAAGCGTGATACGAGATCATTCAGATGTTGCACAATCAATATTCAAAACAAATGATCTCGAACTAACCGACATTACCCTATACCATTATCAAGCAAAACTATACTCCTATAAGAGATAGATTGTGCATTAATGATTAACATGGCGATGCTTATTCTTATTATGTACATTTTTAGTAATATTAGCAATAGCAATCCTGGATGAATGaacaaaatttaaaaaaacaaaaagCTACGATTAAGGGAAAAGATTATTAATATACCAATAGGCATTGGTTGACATTTATGTCACAAACAAGAAACTCTTGCGGGTAGCAAATATTGTGATCATCACAGTAGGTGGTTGACTCAACCGGACATCATCCCCAATCAAATCAGTGGTTACTAAATTCGTTGACACAACAACATATGGCCAACTCAAGACAACTATAGTGTTCATCACAAACTTGTTTGAATTCTTATGAGGGTTGCATTACAATTCTACACCTTCCTGTATTCGTACTAGCAACGTTCCACTATGATCTAATGTAACCATTCTTTCCACAGTTGAGACCTCATGAGTTTTTGATTGTCCAAAAATCTTTACCATATTTTGTTTCATATCCAACATCCACTACAACATGATCTAACTTTATCCCACACATCTTTCAGTAAAAATACCATGAATAAGAAGAAAAATAAAGTTAATAAGAAATGACCAATTAATCATGTAAAACAAAAATGGAATACTTATTGTAACATGGAATATTACGTATTACAATATTTTTGGTGGTTTCTGGAATCACAGAgcaaaatatataaatttaaagtTATTTTTACGAAGAATGGGAAGAACGCGGGATGAATTTTGATGGATGTTTGTGACTGACCTTGCTTGATAATTCGTAGAGTGCCTTGAGGCATTGAGAGAATTTTTGTATTCTCCCTTGGAGAAAAACTAGGAATTTCTTATATAAAAGGCCTACGTACCCTATTATAGTGGTTCAAGCCACACATAATTTTTTGACGTCAAGTTACCTCTAGACCCGATAACCGTGGAGACCATTCGTGAGAAGCCCATATTGACCATGGTTCGAGCCTATGAGGCCACGATATAGTCATAGAACGGGTGGGATCCTCTCATGAGGAGGTACGAGGGCACCTTTAGACCTCACATGTGACCCCTTGGGTCTTAGCATTCGTCATGGCCTCATGATTGATGACACCTATCAACCTCACATGCGAATCCTAGGGATCTTAGCATGCGTTGCGGCCTCGTGGTGGTTGTACGTGCGATTGTTAATAACCTGGTAACCATAGTGATCCTACCCATACGACCCTTTTAAGAGCTTGACAATGGGCCTCCATGTAGATATGATGTAAATATGATAATTGAGGGCCCCTTGAGAGGTGAGACTCGTCGGTCTTCAATAATGCGAGGTGACCTCAAAGAGTTAACCTGCAAGTCTTCAAGTAATAATTGGGAGATGCTGGAACAACTATTTATGGAGAAGGCGCGACTATAACCTTTACAGTAAAAAAGACAACACCATATTTCGATATAGAGAGACGCTGGACACCCCAACAATCCCCCAACATCTGCCAGCACTACCAAGTCCCCGTTTGAGAAATGGCTGTCCCCGTCTGAGACCATGAATGAACAGGATGCCTTTGGCATAAATCTTATATATATGCGCGACAGTGGAAATTGAACCCATGACCTGATCTGTTACCACTTGTTAGGATCAAACGCTTAACAATACGTCAAAAGTAGCTCTTGGGTAAGATGACCATGGAGACCGCCTAGAACACACGTAAGTTAGAGGAGGTAGGGGGATGTGTATTACGCGGGAGTGTAGACACCTAATAAAAAATATAACTGGCGGGTAAAGGCGGGAGTAGAAACCTAACATAAAAAATTTTGGCGGGTCATATTACGTGATCACTTAAAACTAATCTCTAGTTTATTAACTTATCTCTAAAATGTTGGGGATATTTTAGTCAActtaagtaaataaatatataaatatataaattaattatatgtatatgAGTTATATAAGAGTTAGAATTTAATCTTGAGACATTTTTCTAATTATTAAACCAAAAGGGATACATCTGTAAAGTAAcatattaatttaaaatatattacaCAAATCTCCTTAAAAATATGATATTTTGATAATTAACCGACATAATACCTCTGCCAGTAAATTCAGTTTTCGTGTTTTAGAACATAAACAACAAGTTAAGAAAACAAATTTTTCAAGTCAAAACAAAAATATGCTTTTGAGATTATTCATCACATGAAGAAATCAAATTTAAGAGGGGATGGTGATGTGGCCCTGAAGCTGGATATTTCAAAAGCTTACGATAGAGTGAATTGGGTGTATTTGAAGCAGAGGATGCAAGATATGGGATTTTGCTCTAAATGGATAAGTTGGATGATGTTGTGCGTAACGATAGTAGCTTACGATTTCTGTTTTAATGGTGATACTATTGGTCCAATCAAATCTTCACGAGGGATAAGACAGAGAGATCCTATCTCTCCCTATCTCTTTCTTTTTTGTGTGGAGGGACTGTCACTAGCTCTCTCAAAGGCTATTTCTGAGGAAGTGATCCATTGTGTTAAAGTTGCGAGTCAGCTCCAGTTATCTCTCATCTGCTATTTGCAGATAATTCATTCCTTTTCTTTCGAGCAACCACCTTTGAAACAGGGGCTGTGAAGGCTATCTTGAATGAGTATGCTAGTATGTCGGGACAATCCATCAGTTACCAAAAATCTGGGATTTTTTTCAGTTCCCAGGTCAAACaagtgaagcagcatgaaataTCTTCCATCCTGGGGGTTTCCGCCACATTACAGGATACTATGTATCTAGGCTTACCATCTTTAGTAGGTTGTTCGAAGAAATGGGTGTTTGGATTTATCAAAGATAGATTATGGAAGCGTTTGCAAGGATGGATGACAAAGAAAATTTTACGTGCGGGCAAGTCTATTCTGATCAGAAATGTGGCTACGACCGTCCCGTCATATTACATGTCTTCATTTCTATTGCCTAAGTCTATGTATAATGAAATGAAGGTGATGATGAATAAATATTGGTGGCAATCGGGGTCTACAGACAGGAGAGGGATTAATTAGGTGGCGTGGGATGGTCTCAGTATGCCTAAATGTCAGGGAGGTCTAGCTTTTCGAAATCTTTATGGTTACAATATTGCACTTATGGATAAACATGTTTGGATCTTCATTCACAACCCTCAATTTCTGGTCTCAAGGGTATATAAAGCTAAGTATTTCTCAGACTCTAATATTCTGCAGGCAGTAGCAAGACCGGGATCAAGCTTTATTTGGCAAGGTATAATTACGGCCAAGAATGAGTTTAGGGAGGGCTATAGATGGATTCTAGGGGATGGGGAATTAATCAACTGTTTCAAGGATCCTTGGTTGGTTGGTAAGGAGAACTTCAAGGTTGATCAGTCTCAAATTTATAATGGCAGCATTTCAACGGTAGCTCAGCTGTTTCATTCTAACAGTAGAATGTGGGATGACAATAAAGTAATGACTACTTTCTCTCTTGATGACGCGAACCTGATATTATCAACTGGTATCCCGGCTATACCAGCTGTAGATCACCTAGCATGGGCCCTGACAACAAATGGTAATTACTCTGTTAAATCAGGCTATCAAATGTGGCATGCCCGACATGTTGGCACAGGTTCTGTCTTGCAGACAAATGGTTGGAGTAAACTCTGGAAGTTGGATCTTCCTCATAAGGTTAAAATATTTCTCTAGCGTTTCTGTAGGAACAATATTCCGGTGAAGAGTAGATTAAGTAGCAAAGGAGTCCAGCTCCTACCGCACTGCTCTATGTGCAATGATTGTGTTGAAGATCTTCTACACACTTTCTTCTCCTGTGAGTTTGTTGTAGCTTGCTGGAAATACATTGATATATATTACGACATGTCCACCGTGGAGTATGTCCCATCATGGTTAATTTCTAAACCGGATTCAGTATCCGCGTTGGAAGCGATAAGAATTGCTCGAGTCATGTGGGGAATATGGTTTGTCGGAATAAGAAAGTACGGGAGAACAAGAGTGTCACACCCATTATAGCTATGGATTGGAGTGCTAAGACGATATCCGATTGGAGGGAAGCCAAAGCTGAGCGATATAAACTTAACATGGTCCAGTGTGTTCGAGTGCAAGTCCAAGGTGGGTGGAAAATGCCGGAGTCTGGTGTTCTGAAGCTAAATGTGGATGTAGCAGTGAAGTTGGGATCACCCTCTTTCTCAATGAAACTAATAATCAGGGATCATACGGGTTCTTTTGTGGCTGCCAAAACAGTCTGCACGTCTATGGTGTCCACCGTTTTTGAAGCTGAAGCCTTGGCTATTTTGGAAGGTCTTCAATGGCTACTTTCTATGAACCATACTAGGGTGACTATCGAATCAGACTCCATGCTTGCTGTTCGTGCCCTGCAAGGTGTTCAGGAAAACCTCTTGGAAGTTGGTCATGTGTTGAATGCCTGTCGTACTATTCTAGATTCCAATTCAGGTTATTCCATATCTTGGGTTAAAAGACAAGCGAATAGGGTGGCTCATTTACTAGCCAAAATGCCTTGTTCCCTGCATTGTCAAAACATTGTTACGGTTCCTTCAGATTTGTTGTTGGAATCTCTTGTGTGTGATGTTTCTTAGTAATGAAATTTgtcttttattcaaaaaaaagtCAAAACAAAAATACATTTCTCTCATGAATTAGTATCATCATAAATTATCATTTTAACAGATCACAGTAAAAATTTAAGTCCAcgttagagcatctccaaccatgTGGAACCCTTAGCTAAAAATTATTAATACatactataaataaaaaaatagagATTATGTAAAAAAAATTCATCTCCAATGGTACATTTCCCTTATCTATAAATATAGCCAACCTCGTGATGTTGACTATATTTGTTGAACCACTACAAACCTGTAAGGGGTCGTTTGGTTGGAGGTATTCTGGTATCAGGTATGAGTTTCCTTCATTCCAACCCTATACCTGATGTTTGGTTCAGAATTTTTTTCCTCCAAACCTATTCCTCGTACCCCCAAGGTATGAGTTTTTGATACCCAGGGGAATAGGTGGGTATGAGTAAGGGGTATGGGGAATCAATTTTATTTATAGTATTTCAACTTTATTTAAGCAATCAAATGTAAATGTTTAATACAAAAATATTTAATGaactaaaatttattaaaatgataattaaaataatatttaaattattaaaatttataacttaaaaaatattttaaatctaAAATATTCATTCCAGCACTCAACCAAACACATGATATCATAATGATACCTCAACCCGATACCACCTTAAGCCGATTCCTGATTCCAACCCCATGCCACTTCTCGAACCAAATGACCCCTAAGAAAtctgtaaaaaaaaattctaatcatttattaccatattgaaataatatattctatttataacaacataaaattttaataacatactatttttaaaatataactaACCAATATAGTTAATACCATCGAACTGCAATGTATTTCAAATTCTAACAAATTTTACATATTTAAGTCCGTTTATAACA
This genomic interval from Apium graveolens cultivar Ventura chromosome 8, ASM990537v1, whole genome shotgun sequence contains the following:
- the LOC141679267 gene encoding uncharacterized protein LOC141679267 gives rise to the protein MVCRNKKVRENKSVTPIIAMDWSAKTISDWREAKAERYKLNMVQCVRVQVQGGWKMPESGVLKLNVDVAVKLGSPSFSMKLIIRDHTGSFVAAKTVCTSMVSTVFEAEALAILEGLQWLLSMNHTRVTIESDSMLAVRALQGVQENLLEVGHVLNACRTILDSNSGYSISWVKRQANRVAHLLAKMPCSLHCQNIVTVPSDLLLESLVCDVS